One segment of Theobroma cacao cultivar B97-61/B2 chromosome 9, Criollo_cocoa_genome_V2, whole genome shotgun sequence DNA contains the following:
- the LOC18588551 gene encoding protein CASEIN KINASE I-LIKE 3 isoform X1 codes for MERIVGGKYKLGRKIGSGSFGEIFLATHIDTFEIVAVKMENNKTKHPQLLYEAKLYNILQGGSGIPSIKWSGVNGEDNVLVLDLLGPSLEDLFVYCGRKFSLKTVLMLADQMITRIEYVHAKGFLHRDIKPDNFLMGLGRKANQVYIIDFGLAKRYRDSTTNRHIPYRENKNLTGTARYASCNTHLGIEQSRRDDLESLGYVLLYFLRGSLPWQGLKAATKKQKYDKICEKKLSTPIEVLCKSHPVEFASYFHYCHSLTFDQRPDYGFLKRLFRDLFLREGYELDYIFDWTIIKYQQAQKTRSQPRLSPVTGGSSSHPLPVDVDHHQAGFNATYSTDVTERIRSSNVSGPGVRMQFKSATGKNLISDATVDKNIFDSHTPSSSFAPAGTSKRNGQKLPTEAANSGHGNGNKIGPSSSWISSLQRISSAK; via the exons ATGGAACGAATCGTCGGTGGCAAATATAAGCTCGGCCGTAAGATCGGCAGTGGATCTTTCGGTGAAATTTTTCTTG CTACGCATATTGATACGTTCGAGATCGTCGCTGTTAAGATG GAGAACAATAAAACGAAGCATCCGCAACTGCTTTACGAAGCAAAATTGTACAATATTCTTCAAGGAGGAA GTGGAATTCCAAGCATAAAATGGTCAGGTGTTAATGGGGAAGATAATGTACTTGTTCTCGATTTACTCGGACCTAGTCTCGAGGATCTCTTTGTGTACTGTGGCAGGAAGTTTTCGCTGAAAACTGTCTTAATGTTGGCTGATCAAATG ATTACAAGAATCGAATATGTTCACGCCAAGGGATTTCTTCATAGAGACATAAAGCCTGATAACTTCCTAATGGGACTTGGTCGCAAAGCAAATCAGGTTTATATAATTGATTTTGGCCTTGCCAAAAGATACCGAGACTCCACAACTAATCGCCATATTCCTTACAG agaaaacaaaaatttaacgGGGACTGCTCGTTATGCAAGTTGCAATACTCATCTTGGAATAG AGCAAAGTCGGCGGGATGATTTGGAGTCACTTGGCTATGtgcttttatattttctcAGAGGAAG TCTTCCATGGCAAGGTTTGAAAGCTGCCACAAAGAAGCagaaatatgataaaatatgtGAGAAGAAGTTGTCCACTCCTATTGAG GTTCTATGCAAGTCTCATCCTGTGGAGTTTGCATCATACTTTCATTATTGCCATTCTTTGACATTTGATCAACGTCCTGATTATGGGTTCCTGAAGCGTTTGTTCCGTGATTTATTTCTTCGTGAAG GTTATGAGCTTGACTACATATTTGACTGGACAATCATCAAGTACCAGCAGGCCCAGAAAACTAGATCTCAGCCTCGATTGTCT CCAGTTACTGGAGGTAGCAGCAGTCATCCATTACCTGTGGATGTGGATCATCATCAAG CAGGCTTCAATGCCACTTATTCGACTGACGTCACAGAGCGCATTAGATCAAGTAATGTTTCTGGTCCAGGTGTTCGCATGCAATTTAAATCAGCAACAGGGAAGAACTTGATTTCTGATGCTACAGTTGACAAAAAT ATTTTTGACTCTCATACACCCTCATCATCGTTTGCACCTGCTGGCACCTCAAAAAGAAATGGTCAGAAATTGCCCACTGAAGCTGCCAATTCTGGCCATGGAAATGGAAACAAAATCGGACCTTCCAGTAGTTGGATTTCATCATTGCAGCGCATTTCGTCTGccaaatga
- the LOC18588551 gene encoding protein CASEIN KINASE I-LIKE 3 isoform X2, with amino-acid sequence MERIVGGKYKLGRKIGSGSFGEIFLATHIDTFEIVAVKMENNKTKHPQLLYEAKLYNILQGGSGIPSIKWSGVNGEDNVLVLDLLGPSLEDLFVYCGRKFSLKTVLMLADQMITRIEYVHAKGFLHRDIKPDNFLMGLGRKANQVYIIDFGLAKRYRDSTTNRHIPYRENKNLTGTARYASCNTHLGIEQSRRDDLESLGYVLLYFLRGSLPWQGLKAATKKQKYDKICEKKLSTPIEVLCKSHPVEFASYFHYCHSLTFDQRPDYGFLKRLFRDLFLREGYELDYIFDWTIIKYQQAQKTRSQPRLSPVTGGSSSHPLPVDVDHHQGFNATYSTDVTERIRSSNVSGPGVRMQFKSATGKNLISDATVDKNIFDSHTPSSSFAPAGTSKRNGQKLPTEAANSGHGNGNKIGPSSSWISSLQRISSAK; translated from the exons ATGGAACGAATCGTCGGTGGCAAATATAAGCTCGGCCGTAAGATCGGCAGTGGATCTTTCGGTGAAATTTTTCTTG CTACGCATATTGATACGTTCGAGATCGTCGCTGTTAAGATG GAGAACAATAAAACGAAGCATCCGCAACTGCTTTACGAAGCAAAATTGTACAATATTCTTCAAGGAGGAA GTGGAATTCCAAGCATAAAATGGTCAGGTGTTAATGGGGAAGATAATGTACTTGTTCTCGATTTACTCGGACCTAGTCTCGAGGATCTCTTTGTGTACTGTGGCAGGAAGTTTTCGCTGAAAACTGTCTTAATGTTGGCTGATCAAATG ATTACAAGAATCGAATATGTTCACGCCAAGGGATTTCTTCATAGAGACATAAAGCCTGATAACTTCCTAATGGGACTTGGTCGCAAAGCAAATCAGGTTTATATAATTGATTTTGGCCTTGCCAAAAGATACCGAGACTCCACAACTAATCGCCATATTCCTTACAG agaaaacaaaaatttaacgGGGACTGCTCGTTATGCAAGTTGCAATACTCATCTTGGAATAG AGCAAAGTCGGCGGGATGATTTGGAGTCACTTGGCTATGtgcttttatattttctcAGAGGAAG TCTTCCATGGCAAGGTTTGAAAGCTGCCACAAAGAAGCagaaatatgataaaatatgtGAGAAGAAGTTGTCCACTCCTATTGAG GTTCTATGCAAGTCTCATCCTGTGGAGTTTGCATCATACTTTCATTATTGCCATTCTTTGACATTTGATCAACGTCCTGATTATGGGTTCCTGAAGCGTTTGTTCCGTGATTTATTTCTTCGTGAAG GTTATGAGCTTGACTACATATTTGACTGGACAATCATCAAGTACCAGCAGGCCCAGAAAACTAGATCTCAGCCTCGATTGTCT CCAGTTACTGGAGGTAGCAGCAGTCATCCATTACCTGTGGATGTGGATCATCATCAAG GCTTCAATGCCACTTATTCGACTGACGTCACAGAGCGCATTAGATCAAGTAATGTTTCTGGTCCAGGTGTTCGCATGCAATTTAAATCAGCAACAGGGAAGAACTTGATTTCTGATGCTACAGTTGACAAAAAT ATTTTTGACTCTCATACACCCTCATCATCGTTTGCACCTGCTGGCACCTCAAAAAGAAATGGTCAGAAATTGCCCACTGAAGCTGCCAATTCTGGCCATGGAAATGGAAACAAAATCGGACCTTCCAGTAGTTGGATTTCATCATTGCAGCGCATTTCGTCTGccaaatga
- the LOC18588549 gene encoding probable RNA methyltransferase At5g51130, with translation MAVENETKRKKLEKPQKQKEKREIKKGEAKAEAKSSVQMEVKNNPNKKRKQVFPFGNYKNYYGYRIGPGHEVKEDPRIKVLKKEWFEGKDCLDIGCNSGVITIHIAKEYNCHSILGLDIDSGLIEDAFWYLRKITKVESAQKKQARDSSVKVVQGVNSLEQCTDASSNEGTNKSLNYHSSGERDLSDIVSFRRENFVQSHCPPDKHYDTIICLSVTKWIHLNWGDDGLITLFTKIWRLLHPGGVFVLEPQPWESYEKNRRVSETTASNYRSIMFRPESFQEILLDKIGFRMVEDVTSGLSGTRTGFDRPIFAFYK, from the exons ATGGCAGTAGAGAACGAGACCAAACGCAAGAAATTGGAGAAACCGCAAAAGCAGAAAGAGAAACGTGAGATTAAGAAGGGGGAAGCCAAAGCCGAAGCCAAAAGCAGTGTCCAAATGGAGGTGAAGAACAACCCAAACAAGAAACGCAAACAAGTTTTCCCCTTCGGCAATTACAAAAACTATTACGGCTACCGA ATTGGACCAGGTCATGAAGTAAAAGAAGATCCTCGGATTAAGGTATTGAAGAAGGAGTGGTTTGAAGGGAAGGATTGTCTGGATATCGGTTGTAACAGCGGCGTTATTACAATCCATATTG CAAAAGAGTATAACTGCCACAGCATCCTTGGGCTCGACATTGATTCTG GTCTAATTGAGGATGCATTCTGGTACCTTAGAAAAATTACGAAAGTGGAATCTGCTCAGAAGAAACAAGCAAGAGATTCCAGTGTAAAGGTTGTACAGGGAGTAAACAGTTTGGAGCAATGTACTGATGCATCGTCAAACGAAGGCACAAACAAAAGTCTAAACTATCATTCTTCTGGAGAAAGAGATCTATCTGATATAGTGTCTTTCCGACGAGAAAATTTTGTGCAGAGCCATTGTCCACCTGATAAGCATTATGATACAATTATTTG TTTGAGCGTGACAAAGTGGATTCACCTGAACTGGGGTGATGATGGATTGATTACTTTATTTACAAAGATTTGGAGGCTTCTTCATCCG GGTGGCGTTTTTGTGTTGGAACCTCAACCTTGGGAATCATATGAAAAGAACCGTAGAGTCTCTGAG ACAACAGCAAGTAATTATCGCAGTATAATGTTCCGACCAGAGAGTTTTCAGGAAATTCTTCTGGATAAG ATTGGATTCAGAATGGTAGAAGATGTCACATCAGGGTTGTCGGGCACTAGAACTGGTTTCGATAGACCAATTTTTGCATTCTACAAATGA